A segment of the Bacillota bacterium genome:
AACTGTCCAGGCTGCGAAAGCTCGTTTCTCACCTTGAGGGCGTGCCCCGGGCCGAACAAGGCTTCCACGTGCTCGGCTGAGAGGTGCACGTGCCGTGCGGACACTCCCACCGGCACAGGCGCTCCTCTGAGTCCGGGCACTCCTCCGCCCGTCTTGCTGCTCACAACCGGAACCCCCTACACTCCAGTCACAATCACTTCTCCTCGGGAACCCGCCCAGCGTTCGGCAGGATCATCTCCACGTCCCCATGAGGCCTCGGGATCACATGCACGGACTTGAGCTCCCCAACCTTCGCCGCCGCGGCAGCGCCCGCCTCCACGGCCGCCTTCACCGCTCCGACGTCCCCACGGACCATCACCGTGACGAACCCCCCGCCGATCTGTTCCTTTCCGATCAGCCTGACATTAGCCGCTTTGACCATGGCATCCGCGGCCTCGATCGCTCCCACGAGCCCCCGGGTCTCAACCATTCCAAGTGCGATCTCCATCGTTTGCCCTCCATTTCCCTTTTGCAGGATTCCATCTATCATGCAGCCCCCCGGGCCGTCCTTCGCCTTACGAGGCCGCCTGCCTGCCGCACTCACCGCTTGACCCCCAGTACCTCATCCACTAGCTGCGCGATCTTCCGGTCATCCAGCCTGCGCAAGGCCTCCCGCTCAACGGGGGAAAGCCCTGGTCTCCCGGCTTGATCTGGCGATGCCTGCCGCGAAAGCCCGGCCTCGATGTCGCT
Coding sequences within it:
- a CDS encoding BMC domain-containing protein, translated to MEIALGMVETRGLVGAIEAADAMVKAANVRLIGKEQIGGGFVTVMVRGDVGAVKAAVEAGAAAAAKVGELKSVHVIPRPHGDVEMILPNAGRVPEEK